In Luteibacter mycovicinus, a genomic segment contains:
- a CDS encoding type IV secretory system conjugative DNA transfer family protein encodes MRWKTVGWVALSALLVVVWLVALRLSGAVLLAWLGLRERVALSGDTYGQYWTARMLPDVAPYVWRIWLSGAAGFLPPLVAWGTALWLYVRWLAARRVAFPTRFATRSELRDAGMLDAHHGVAVGMRGGRALRWAGPGHLALCVPDEARAEAQLVSSLLDTPGSVVVLDCESRLWRATSGYRATLGTVRLIRPFASDGISTHWNPLGRLSPEADRRREELSAIASMLYDERSYGARPMREAKDAFTAFAGYVYDDAVARRALGGSESDASATFRMIHQVVSRARADGKSAIKKMLGKGFVAGDTRAGLDSLLRLPNRVLRERLASVEGPLPAFSTAFAGSVMSGPDTCAAIQHGAAVSIYLSVGDDLSPDQRRVAAILLWDLIRLGLGRRSGAAEFTCLINGIERVGLVENLSRVLHETAQDGPRFVLRTAQPARWREVYGSRAEVEAMSAMACRVVQAPSRRADENDFMDVLGFANEVGRQRPLHFDPSRATQLRRDLARLVPGQQIVVAESLAGPVICTTRSPLRDRHLAPRLLPPVTVDPLDPGDPCMPPRTLRAIGATAALALAATACSQDKPASSEQAVAAQAKKDGLTVDQERFLQEAVGKRDPNYKWEGYSEKLVPTKLGPNTFLFPMNLYEHQTGPDFQGSVGLTLRWPTLEAFPAGAVRDRAYAGAYLDEAINVRPRYVDKVPIEDVVRISISPHPWNQPDDPIYHLSLRTKGGAVDGLVPYYIDMTKLKAYLLRRGAPVDDENLTGLGKDWFVSYSAGGKPLTFISCSPREIRGANLVNERLEDTAAGIDRGTCNQEFVIEEFQIAVDVTYLRAYMKDWKRIETRIRSLFDQALQSAANGAGR; translated from the coding sequence ATGCGTTGGAAAACCGTGGGATGGGTCGCCCTGTCGGCCTTATTGGTTGTCGTGTGGTTGGTTGCTCTTCGCTTGTCGGGCGCGGTGTTGCTTGCCTGGCTCGGTCTGAGGGAGCGCGTTGCACTCAGCGGCGATACGTACGGACAGTACTGGACTGCGCGCATGCTTCCTGACGTCGCGCCTTACGTCTGGCGGATATGGCTGTCCGGTGCCGCGGGTTTTTTGCCGCCGCTCGTGGCATGGGGAACGGCTCTTTGGCTTTACGTTCGGTGGCTGGCGGCGCGTCGTGTGGCATTTCCCACGCGTTTCGCGACGCGCTCCGAGCTGCGTGACGCGGGTATGCTCGATGCCCATCACGGTGTGGCTGTCGGTATGCGGGGCGGTCGGGCACTTCGCTGGGCAGGGCCAGGGCATCTCGCGTTGTGCGTTCCGGACGAAGCCCGGGCGGAAGCTCAGTTGGTGTCATCTCTGCTGGATACGCCCGGCAGCGTTGTCGTCCTGGATTGCGAGAGCCGCTTGTGGCGCGCAACCTCAGGCTATCGAGCGACACTGGGGACCGTTAGGCTCATCCGTCCGTTCGCGTCCGACGGCATCTCGACTCACTGGAACCCATTGGGCCGCCTTTCCCCGGAAGCTGATCGGCGCCGCGAGGAGCTGTCGGCGATCGCCAGCATGCTGTACGACGAGCGCAGCTATGGCGCAAGGCCGATGCGTGAAGCGAAGGATGCCTTCACCGCTTTCGCCGGATACGTTTACGATGACGCGGTGGCCCGACGAGCTCTTGGCGGATCGGAGAGCGATGCATCGGCTACGTTCAGGATGATCCATCAGGTCGTGTCCCGGGCACGTGCCGACGGCAAGTCGGCGATAAAGAAAATGCTCGGCAAGGGTTTCGTCGCCGGCGACACCCGTGCTGGGCTTGATTCGTTGCTTCGCCTGCCGAACCGCGTGCTCAGGGAGCGCCTTGCGTCGGTCGAGGGTCCACTGCCGGCCTTTAGTACGGCATTCGCGGGCAGTGTCATGTCCGGCCCGGATACCTGCGCAGCGATACAGCATGGGGCTGCCGTCTCGATTTACCTGTCGGTTGGCGACGATCTGTCCCCGGACCAGCGCCGGGTGGCTGCGATTCTGCTCTGGGACCTGATCCGACTGGGACTCGGGCGCCGCTCCGGCGCCGCGGAGTTCACCTGTCTGATCAATGGCATCGAGCGGGTTGGACTGGTCGAGAATCTGTCTCGTGTCCTTCATGAAACGGCTCAGGACGGACCACGGTTTGTACTTCGTACCGCTCAGCCCGCCCGTTGGCGCGAGGTCTATGGTTCCCGTGCCGAGGTCGAGGCGATGAGCGCGATGGCTTGCCGGGTCGTCCAGGCACCGTCACGCCGCGCGGATGAGAACGACTTCATGGATGTGTTGGGCTTCGCTAACGAGGTCGGCCGACAGCGTCCGCTTCACTTCGACCCATCGCGGGCCACTCAATTACGTCGCGATCTTGCCCGGCTAGTGCCGGGCCAGCAGATAGTGGTGGCCGAGAGCCTCGCTGGCCCTGTTATCTGCACCACGCGTTCGCCGCTGCGCGACCGGCATCTCGCCCCACGCCTCCTTCCTCCTGTTACGGTCGATCCCCTGGATCCCGGAGACCCCTGCATGCCCCCACGAACCCTTCGCGCGATTGGCGCCACAGCCGCCCTGGCTCTTGCAGCCACGGCGTGCTCGCAGGACAAGCCGGCATCGTCCGAGCAGGCTGTCGCCGCGCAGGCGAAGAAGGACGGTCTGACGGTCGACCAGGAGCGCTTCCTCCAGGAGGCGGTTGGGAAGCGTGATCCCAATTACAAATGGGAGGGGTACAGCGAGAAGCTGGTGCCGACGAAGCTGGGGCCAAACACTTTCTTGTTTCCGATGAATCTTTATGAGCATCAGACGGGACCGGATTTCCAAGGGTCGGTAGGGCTCACGCTGCGGTGGCCTACGCTCGAGGCATTTCCGGCAGGTGCTGTCCGAGACCGTGCATATGCAGGCGCCTATCTTGACGAGGCAATAAACGTTCGTCCGAGATATGTGGATAAGGTGCCGATCGAGGACGTCGTAAGAATCTCTATTTCGCCGCACCCATGGAACCAACCGGACGACCCGATTTATCACCTCTCGCTTCGGACTAAGGGAGGGGCTGTCGATGGTCTTGTGCCGTATTACATCGATATGACGAAACTGAAGGCATACCTCTTGAGAAGAGGCGCGCCTGTTGATGATGAAAACCTCACAGGACTAGGCAAAGATTGGTTTGTTTCATACTCAGCGGGTGGTAAGCCGCTTACATTCATATCTTGCAGCCCGCGAGAAATTCGTGGCGCAAATTTAGTCAACGAACGGTTAGAGGATACTGCGGCGGGTATCGATCGCGGTACGTGTAATCAGGAGTTCGTGATTGAAGAGTTCCAGATTGCGGTGGATGTCACCTATCTTCGCGCTTACATGAAGGACTGGAAACGTATCGAGACGAGGATCAGGTCGCTATTCGACCAAGCCCTGCAAAGTGCGGCAAACGGAGCCGGACGATGA
- a CDS encoding IS3 family transposase (programmed frameshift), translating to MPVKDLCRKHGFSEASYYLWRSKFGGMSVPEAKRLKDLESENGRLKKLLAEQLLENEVIKEALRKKLVSAPDRRELVRYLIGRELSERRSLAIAGISASAYRYQPRPDANVELREMICALANRHKRYGVGMIYLKLRQAGQMVNYKRVERLYQEANLQVRRRKRKKVPPAERQPLLRPAAANEVWSIDFVFDRTAEGRVLKCLTIVDDATHEAVAIEIERAISGIGVTRVMDRLAVTRGLPKIIRSDNGKEFCGKAMVAWAHERGVQLRLIEPGKPNQNAYIESFNGRLRDECLNEHWFPSLLHARAEIESWRREYNEERPKKALGGLTPAAYAKQLH from the exons ATGCCGGTCAAGGACCTGTGCCGCAAGCACGGCTTCAGCGAGGCGTCGTACTACCTTTGGCGAAGCAAGTTCGGCGGCATGAGCGTGCCCGAGGCCAAGCGGCTGAAGGATCTGGAGTCGGAGAACGGCCGACTTAAGAAGCTGCTGGCCGAGCAGCTCCTGGAAAACGAGGTCATCAAGGAAGCGCTGCGAAAAAAAT TGGTGAGCGCACCGGACCGGCGCGAGCTGGTGCGCTATCTGATCGGCCGAGAACTGAGTGAGCGCCGGTCATTGGCGATCGCCGGCATAAGCGCAAGCGCTTACCGATACCAACCGCGGCCCGACGCTAACGTCGAGCTGCGCGAGATGATCTGCGCGCTGGCGAATCGCCATAAGCGCTACGGCGTCGGCATGATCTACCTCAAACTCCGCCAGGCCGGTCAGATGGTCAACTACAAGCGAGTTGAGCGCCTGTACCAGGAGGCGAACCTTCAGGTGCGCCGACGCAAAAGGAAAAAGGTGCCCCCGGCCGAAAGGCAGCCACTGCTCCGGCCCGCAGCGGCGAACGAGGTTTGGTCCATCGACTTCGTCTTCGACCGCACCGCCGAAGGGCGCGTCCTGAAGTGCCTGACGATCGTCGATGACGCCACGCATGAGGCAGTCGCCATCGAGATCGAGCGGGCGATCTCAGGTATCGGCGTAACGCGCGTCATGGACCGCCTGGCCGTCACACGGGGCCTGCCGAAGATCATTCGCAGCGATAACGGAAAGGAGTTTTGCGGCAAGGCCATGGTCGCGTGGGCACACGAACGCGGCGTGCAGCTGCGCCTGATCGAGCCTGGCAAGCCGAACCAGAACGCCTACATCGAATCGTTCAACGGAAGGCTTCGCGATGAATGCCTCAACGAGCACTGGTTCCCCAGCCTGCTGCATGCCCGGGCCGAAATCGAAAGCTGGCGACGGGAATACAACGAAGAACGACCGAAGAAGGCGCTCGGCGGGTTGACTCCCGCTGCTTACGCGAAACAGTTACATTAA
- the hutI gene encoding imidazolonepropionase: MTADTRWDHLLLDVGLATLTDNGKAYGAIEQGAIGWRDGVIAFVGPRAELPSDPHALAHRVESLPGCWITPGLVDCHTHLVFGGDRAQEFEQRLEGATYEEIARAGGGIVSSVRATRAASEDELLRQSLPRARALLADGVTTLEIKSGYGLEPDAERRMLRVARRIGETLGVDVRTTFLGMHALPPEYAGRREEYVTLVCDTMLPSLADEGLVDAVDAFCEGIGFTHAETDRLFAKATALGLPVKLHAEQLSDLGGAALVAQYGGLSADHLEWTSEEGVRAMAAAGTVAVLLPGAYYALRDTRPPPIDRFREHGVAMAVATDLNPGTSPLLSLRLAMSMACTLFRLTPEEALRGATVNSARALGLVDRGTLEVGKRADLAAWSVRHLPELCYWIGGDLLRASWIGGEHAAG; this comes from the coding sequence ATGACCGCCGATACCCGCTGGGACCACCTCCTCCTCGATGTCGGGCTGGCCACGCTGACCGACAACGGCAAGGCTTACGGTGCGATCGAGCAAGGCGCCATCGGCTGGCGGGACGGCGTCATTGCCTTTGTCGGACCTCGCGCCGAGCTGCCCAGCGATCCGCACGCGCTCGCCCATCGTGTCGAGTCGCTGCCGGGTTGCTGGATCACCCCAGGTCTGGTCGACTGCCACACGCATCTGGTCTTTGGCGGCGATCGCGCGCAGGAGTTCGAGCAAAGACTGGAAGGCGCCACGTACGAGGAGATCGCCCGCGCCGGTGGCGGCATCGTATCCAGCGTGCGCGCCACGCGGGCAGCCAGCGAGGACGAACTGCTGCGCCAGTCACTGCCCCGTGCGCGGGCCCTGCTCGCGGATGGCGTCACCACGCTGGAGATCAAATCCGGCTACGGCCTGGAGCCGGATGCCGAGCGGCGCATGCTGCGCGTCGCACGACGCATCGGGGAAACGCTGGGCGTCGATGTACGCACCACGTTTCTCGGCATGCATGCCCTGCCTCCTGAATATGCCGGACGGCGCGAGGAGTACGTCACGCTGGTCTGCGACACCATGCTCCCGTCGCTCGCGGACGAAGGTCTGGTCGACGCGGTGGACGCCTTCTGCGAAGGCATCGGCTTTACGCATGCGGAGACGGACCGGCTGTTCGCGAAAGCGACCGCACTTGGCCTGCCGGTGAAGCTGCACGCCGAACAACTCTCCGACCTCGGCGGCGCGGCACTCGTCGCGCAGTATGGAGGCCTGTCCGCCGACCATCTCGAATGGACCAGCGAGGAAGGCGTCCGGGCCATGGCGGCGGCCGGCACGGTCGCGGTGCTGCTTCCGGGCGCGTACTACGCGCTGCGCGACACGCGGCCGCCGCCCATCGATCGCTTCCGCGAACACGGCGTGGCCATGGCGGTCGCCACCGATCTGAACCCCGGCACCTCGCCCCTGCTTTCGCTACGCCTGGCGATGAGCATGGCCTGCACGCTGTTCCGCCTGACGCCGGAAGAAGCGCTTCGCGGGGCCACGGTTAACAGCGCGCGTGCACTCGGGCTGGTCGACCGTGGCACGCTGGAGGTTGGCAAGCGTGCCGATCTGGCGGCGTGGAGCGTGCGGCATTTGCCGGAGCTTTGTTACTGGATTGGCGGTGACCTGCTGCGTGCGAGCTGGATCGGTGGGGAGCACGCCGCTGGCTGA
- a CDS encoding cation diffusion facilitator family transporter, whose protein sequence is MAHDHAHAHAHGHSHGHAHTHDHDHSHAAGGSERKLLFAFVLTTLMLVVEAGGGILSGSLALLADAGHMLVDALALLLAFLGARFAARPADAQRTYGYGRIEVLAGFVNALTQFALVAFIVYEAVMRLFNPSPILSGVMFVVAAVGLVANVVVLRTLHGHDPDDVNIAGASLHVLGDLLGSIAAVLAALAVRWLDWNWADPVLSILVSMLILRSAWSLVRRSGHILLEGTPEGVDLADVRSQLEGLDPGILSIHHVHIWQVTAGSRMATLHAELKPGADPARILTVIKTTLSERWRVGHATVQVDPGHCPDDLEGCGQDGRHTH, encoded by the coding sequence ATGGCACACGATCACGCACACGCACACGCCCACGGCCATTCCCATGGCCACGCGCATACCCACGACCACGACCACAGTCATGCCGCCGGCGGCAGTGAACGGAAGCTGCTGTTCGCCTTCGTTCTGACGACGCTGATGCTGGTGGTCGAAGCGGGTGGCGGCATCCTTTCCGGCTCGCTGGCGCTGCTGGCCGACGCCGGCCACATGCTGGTCGACGCGCTCGCCCTGCTGCTGGCGTTTCTCGGCGCGCGCTTCGCGGCGCGCCCGGCGGATGCTCAGCGCACCTACGGTTACGGCCGCATCGAGGTGCTGGCGGGCTTCGTCAACGCACTGACCCAGTTCGCGCTGGTGGCGTTCATTGTCTACGAGGCGGTGATGCGCCTGTTCAATCCGTCGCCGATCCTCTCCGGCGTGATGTTCGTGGTCGCCGCCGTGGGGCTGGTGGCCAACGTGGTGGTGCTGCGCACGCTGCATGGCCACGACCCCGACGACGTCAACATCGCCGGCGCCAGCCTGCATGTGCTGGGCGACCTGCTGGGCTCCATCGCCGCGGTGCTGGCCGCCCTGGCGGTGCGCTGGCTCGACTGGAACTGGGCCGATCCGGTCCTGTCGATCCTGGTCTCGATGCTGATCCTGCGCAGCGCGTGGTCCCTGGTGCGACGTTCCGGCCACATCCTGCTCGAGGGCACGCCTGAAGGCGTCGATCTGGCGGACGTGAGAAGTCAGCTGGAGGGCCTCGATCCGGGCATCCTCAGCATCCACCACGTGCACATCTGGCAGGTCACCGCGGGCTCGCGGATGGCCACGCTGCACGCCGAACTCAAGCCCGGCGCCGATCCGGCCCGCATTCTCACGGTCATCAAGACGACCCTGAGCGAGCGCTGGCGGGTGGGGCACGCGACGGTCCAGGTGGACCCGGGTCATTGTCCGGACGACCTCGAGGGCTGCGGCCAGGACGGCCGGCACACTCACTGA
- a CDS encoding TonB-dependent receptor encodes MRRTLLALTLATTFGSALPAMAEDAPQDASAPASARETQGKSRKNAEKLDAIVVNAVPLGQSADQIVAPVAVLAGSALDDAKAVSLGETVSAIPGVQSSALGTAVGRPIIRGLDGPRVAVLENGLSSQDVSNVSQDHAVTLEPFLADQIEVLKGPATLLYGSGAIGGVVNVVDGRVPEKAPENGFAGRAEVRSDSVSDGKTGLLRLDAGNDRFAIHVDGMRRDNEDYDIPGGTLANSAVKTTSGAVGASLLGSWGYLGLSVSRFMDLYGSPAEPGDPAEGEDPVHIKMAQTNYSLKGGFIQPIDGIAKIEFNLGHGAYQHVEFEGDTPGTTFATTSNQGRLVVTHEELAGWNGAFGVQTQHRQFSAVGEETFVPATTTKGVGVFLTEQRDFGPVKVELGARHDKQTVQPDNGAKRDYNPNSFSAGAAWRFADQWHLSLNLDHAERAPSEEELFANGPHEASNTFEIGSDLNKEKSNQAELGLHFHGDVVEGKVAVYYNKYKNFIYLADTGEVEDDLPVRIWSQNDATFRGAEAEATFHLSKGTSGNWDLRVFGDTVRATLSDGAGNVPRIPAGRVGSTLSWTADSLRASLGAVRYMKQDKIAAFETDTAGYTLVNAHFAWTFVNDERSQWEAFVDGNNLTNQTARPATSLFKDVAPMPGRNVSVGVRAFF; translated from the coding sequence ATGCGCAGAACCCTTCTCGCCCTGACGCTGGCTACCACGTTCGGTAGCGCCCTCCCCGCCATGGCCGAAGACGCTCCCCAGGATGCTTCGGCGCCCGCGAGCGCCAGAGAGACCCAGGGGAAATCGCGCAAGAACGCCGAAAAGCTCGACGCCATCGTCGTCAACGCGGTGCCCCTGGGCCAGAGCGCCGACCAGATCGTGGCTCCCGTGGCCGTACTGGCCGGCTCGGCTCTCGATGACGCCAAGGCCGTGTCGCTCGGCGAGACCGTCTCGGCGATTCCGGGCGTGCAAAGCTCGGCGCTCGGTACGGCGGTCGGTCGTCCGATCATTCGCGGTCTCGACGGTCCCCGCGTCGCCGTCCTCGAAAATGGACTGTCGTCGCAGGACGTATCCAATGTCAGTCAGGATCATGCGGTGACCCTCGAGCCGTTCCTCGCCGATCAGATCGAAGTGCTGAAGGGCCCCGCCACCCTGCTCTACGGTTCCGGCGCGATCGGTGGCGTCGTGAACGTCGTCGACGGCCGCGTGCCGGAAAAAGCGCCGGAGAACGGTTTCGCCGGCCGCGCCGAAGTGCGCAGCGATTCCGTATCGGACGGTAAGACCGGCCTGCTCCGCCTCGACGCGGGTAACGACAGGTTCGCCATCCACGTCGACGGCATGCGTCGCGACAACGAGGATTACGACATCCCGGGCGGCACCCTCGCCAACAGCGCGGTGAAGACCACGTCCGGCGCGGTGGGCGCGTCGCTGCTCGGATCGTGGGGCTACCTCGGCCTGTCGGTCTCGCGCTTCATGGATCTCTACGGCAGCCCCGCCGAGCCAGGCGATCCGGCGGAGGGCGAAGATCCCGTGCACATCAAGATGGCGCAGACCAATTACAGCCTGAAGGGAGGCTTCATCCAGCCGATCGACGGCATCGCGAAGATCGAGTTCAACCTCGGCCACGGCGCTTACCAGCACGTGGAGTTCGAAGGCGATACTCCGGGCACGACGTTTGCGACGACCAGCAACCAGGGCCGCCTCGTCGTCACGCACGAAGAACTCGCCGGATGGAACGGCGCCTTCGGCGTGCAGACCCAGCATCGTCAGTTCTCCGCCGTGGGCGAAGAGACCTTCGTACCCGCGACGACGACCAAGGGCGTCGGTGTATTCCTCACCGAGCAGCGCGACTTTGGGCCGGTGAAGGTCGAGCTTGGCGCGCGGCATGACAAGCAGACCGTCCAGCCCGATAACGGCGCCAAGCGCGACTACAACCCGAACAGTTTTTCCGCAGGCGCCGCGTGGCGTTTCGCTGACCAGTGGCATCTGTCGCTCAACCTCGACCACGCCGAGCGCGCGCCGTCGGAAGAGGAACTCTTCGCCAATGGCCCGCATGAAGCCTCGAACACCTTCGAGATCGGCAGCGACCTCAACAAGGAAAAATCCAACCAGGCCGAATTGGGCCTTCACTTCCACGGTGACGTGGTCGAGGGCAAGGTCGCGGTCTACTACAACAAGTACAAGAACTTCATCTATCTCGCCGACACCGGCGAAGTCGAGGACGACCTGCCGGTACGCATCTGGTCGCAGAACGACGCGACCTTCCGCGGCGCGGAAGCGGAAGCCACGTTCCACCTGTCGAAGGGGACGTCGGGCAACTGGGATCTGCGCGTGTTCGGCGACACGGTGCGCGCCACGCTGTCCGACGGTGCCGGCAACGTGCCGCGCATTCCCGCCGGTCGCGTGGGCTCCACGCTGAGCTGGACTGCCGACAGCCTGCGCGCCAGCCTGGGCGCCGTGCGTTACATGAAGCAGGACAAGATCGCCGCGTTCGAAACCGACACCGCCGGATACACGCTGGTCAATGCGCACTTCGCATGGACGTTCGTCAACGACGAACGCAGCCAGTGGGAAGCGTTCGTCGACGGCAACAACCTGACCAACCAGACCGCCCGTCCGGCGACGTCGCTGTTCAAGGATGTGGCACCGATGCCGGGGCGGAATGTGTCGGTGGGGGTGCGGGCGTTCTTCTGA
- a CDS encoding transcriptional repressor: protein MTTHAAHKHTHEHHDDARGFVAAVEHASLERGLRLTPLRREVLELVASAGKPVKAYDLLDRLREKHGNAAPPTVYRALDFLLENGFIHKLESINAYVSCHHPAESHQVPFLICDKCQCAQEVCDERVAELIEAQAKALGFRPQAQTLEVHGICKNCR from the coding sequence GTGACCACGCACGCCGCGCACAAGCACACGCACGAACACCATGACGATGCCCGCGGCTTCGTCGCGGCGGTCGAACACGCCTCGCTGGAGCGCGGTCTGCGCCTGACGCCCCTGCGTCGTGAGGTGCTGGAACTGGTGGCGAGCGCGGGCAAGCCCGTAAAAGCCTACGATCTGCTCGATCGCCTGCGCGAGAAGCACGGCAACGCCGCGCCGCCCACGGTCTATCGGGCGCTCGATTTCCTTCTCGAAAACGGCTTCATCCATAAGCTGGAGTCGATCAACGCGTACGTGTCCTGCCACCATCCGGCGGAATCGCATCAGGTACCTTTTCTGATCTGCGACAAATGCCAGTGCGCGCAGGAAGTCTGCGACGAACGTGTCGCGGAGCTGATCGAGGCCCAGGCCAAAGCCCTGGGGTTCCGTCCGCAAGCGCAGACCCTCGAAGTGCACGGCATCTGCAAGAACTGCCGGTAA
- a CDS encoding MerC domain-containing protein, whose product MTDLPLESDAQQVPRRWWHVADRFGATASFLCAIHCAALPFVIALLPVLGLSFLADHRFETGFVAFACVLASLALISGYRRHHRRLPLALAIPGLTLLVLGVTFLHGGSLVVHSVLVTCGGLLVASAHFVNLRVDHGEHAGHIHGPSCAHP is encoded by the coding sequence ATGACCGATCTCCCTCTCGAATCCGACGCTCAGCAAGTGCCCCGACGCTGGTGGCATGTGGCCGACCGCTTCGGCGCCACGGCCTCGTTCCTCTGCGCGATCCACTGCGCGGCTTTGCCCTTCGTGATCGCGCTGCTGCCTGTGCTCGGCCTGTCGTTCCTGGCCGATCATCGGTTCGAAACCGGCTTCGTCGCCTTCGCCTGCGTCCTTGCCTCGCTGGCCCTGATCTCCGGGTATCGGCGCCACCATCGACGTCTGCCACTGGCCCTGGCGATACCCGGCCTGACCCTGCTCGTGCTCGGCGTGACCTTTCTGCACGGCGGGTCGCTCGTGGTGCACAGCGTGCTCGTGACCTGCGGCGGGCTGCTCGTCGCTTCCGCGCACTTCGTCAATCTCCGGGTCGACCACGGCGAGCATGCGGGCCATATCCACGGCCCCTCCTGCGCCCACCCGTGA
- the gltX gene encoding glutamate--tRNA ligase has protein sequence MTVRTRFAPSPTGYLHIGGARTALYCWLESRRRGGEFVLRIEDTDRERSTQEAVQAILDGMQWLGLTHDEGPYYQTLRMDRYREVADQLLREGKAYYAYETKEEIEEMRNAAMAAGVKPRYNGYYRDRNEPLRDDPNRVIRFKNPSTGSVVFDDKVKGRIEWSNEELDDLVIFRSDGFPTYNFAVVVDDIDMGITEVIRGDDHVNNTPRQINIYKALGAPVPEFAHLPMILGPDGQKLSKRHGAVSVMQYRDDGFLPHALLNYLVRLGWSHGDQEIFSVDDMKTLFDVSDVNKAASRFDVTKLSWLNQHYLKTDDPATLGPELAWHLGKIGIDASAGPNPADVVVALRDRVQTFKEMAERAKIWYGPIVEWDDKAIEKHLRTDTAPAALEKAKSELAALSEWTPETVHGAVERVAAGLELGMGKVAAPLRVAMTGTQVSPSIEHTIYLAGRDGALARIDEALARARG, from the coding sequence ATGACCGTCCGTACCCGTTTCGCCCCCAGCCCCACCGGCTACCTCCACATCGGCGGTGCCCGTACCGCGCTCTACTGCTGGCTGGAGTCGCGCCGCCGCGGTGGCGAATTCGTACTGCGCATCGAGGACACCGATCGCGAGCGCTCCACGCAGGAGGCCGTGCAGGCCATCCTCGACGGCATGCAGTGGCTCGGCCTTACGCACGACGAAGGTCCGTACTATCAGACGCTGCGCATGGACCGTTACCGCGAGGTGGCCGACCAGCTGCTGCGCGAGGGCAAGGCGTATTACGCCTACGAGACCAAGGAAGAGATCGAGGAGATGCGCAACGCGGCCATGGCAGCCGGGGTGAAGCCGCGTTACAACGGCTATTACCGCGACCGCAACGAGCCGCTGCGTGACGATCCGAACCGCGTCATCCGCTTCAAGAACCCGTCCACGGGTTCGGTGGTGTTCGACGACAAGGTGAAGGGGCGCATCGAGTGGTCGAACGAAGAGCTCGACGACCTCGTGATCTTCCGCTCGGACGGCTTCCCGACGTACAACTTCGCGGTCGTGGTCGATGACATCGACATGGGTATCACCGAGGTGATCCGCGGCGACGACCACGTCAACAACACCCCGCGCCAGATCAACATCTACAAGGCGCTGGGTGCGCCCGTACCCGAATTCGCGCACCTGCCGATGATTCTGGGGCCGGACGGCCAGAAGCTTTCCAAGCGTCACGGTGCCGTCAGCGTCATGCAGTACCGCGACGACGGTTTCCTGCCGCATGCACTGCTCAATTATCTCGTCCGCCTGGGCTGGTCGCATGGCGATCAGGAAATCTTCTCGGTCGATGACATGAAAACGCTGTTCGACGTCTCGGACGTCAACAAGGCCGCATCGCGCTTCGACGTGACCAAGCTCTCCTGGCTCAATCAGCATTACCTGAAGACGGATGACCCGGCGACGCTCGGGCCGGAACTGGCCTGGCACCTCGGCAAGATCGGTATCGACGCCTCGGCTGGCCCGAACCCCGCCGATGTGGTCGTGGCCCTGCGCGACCGCGTGCAGACGTTCAAGGAAATGGCCGAGCGCGCGAAGATCTGGTACGGCCCGATCGTCGAGTGGGACGACAAGGCCATCGAGAAACACCTGCGTACGGACACCGCGCCCGCCGCGCTCGAGAAGGCGAAGTCCGAACTCGCCGCTCTGTCTGAGTGGACGCCGGAGACCGTGCACGGCGCCGTCGAGCGCGTGGCCGCGGGCCTCGAACTGGGGATGGGCAAGGTGGCCGCGCCGCTGCGCGTGGCGATGACCGGCACGCAGGTGTCGCCGTCGATCGAACACACCATCTACCTGGCCGGTCGCGACGGTGCGCTGGCGCGCATCGACGAGGCGCTCGCCCGCGCTCGTGGATGA